A region of Myxococcus stipitatus DSM 14675 DNA encodes the following proteins:
- a CDS encoding HPF/RaiA family ribosome-associated protein produces MRIEIRARHIALTETLRTYVERRVRFAMGRLSDQVRDVTVRLEDINGPRGGVDKVAKVTVRLEHGKQFAAEAEEASFATAVDRALERAGHSLGKVLGRTHRQAGESVRTAPWELEELPSPT; encoded by the coding sequence ATGAGAATCGAAATCCGAGCCCGTCACATCGCCCTCACCGAAACCCTGCGGACCTACGTCGAACGCCGAGTGCGCTTCGCGATGGGTCGACTGTCGGACCAGGTCAGAGACGTGACGGTGCGCTTGGAGGACATCAACGGCCCACGCGGCGGCGTGGACAAGGTGGCCAAGGTCACGGTGCGACTCGAGCACGGCAAGCAGTTCGCGGCGGAGGCGGAGGAAGCCAGCTTCGCCACCGCGGTGGACCGGGCCCTGGAGCGCGCGGGCCACTCGCTGGGCAAGGTCCTGGGCCGCACCCACCGGCAAGCCGGTGAGAGCGTGAGGACCGCCCCCTGGGAGCTCGAGGAGCTGCCCAGCCCCACGTAG
- a CDS encoding peroxiredoxin family protein has protein sequence MRAAWAKARQRWWVRWGVDLAFLALIFVAVAAWQTRHLPGSGAPAPQFTLRTLTGETVSLESLRGKPVVLAFWAPWCGVCGAESSNISQLRKLAGDSAHVISVALAYDDEAAVQRFAQEHAVDYPVLLGDDSVQEAWRVNMFPTVFFLSPEGTIERSVVGYTTLAGLSWRWML, from the coding sequence ATGCGAGCAGCGTGGGCGAAGGCGCGTCAGCGCTGGTGGGTGCGGTGGGGCGTGGACCTGGCTTTCCTGGCGCTCATCTTCGTGGCGGTCGCGGCCTGGCAGACCCGACACCTGCCAGGCTCCGGCGCTCCCGCGCCCCAGTTCACGCTGCGCACCCTCACCGGAGAGACCGTCTCGCTCGAGTCCCTGCGAGGCAAGCCCGTGGTGCTCGCCTTCTGGGCCCCCTGGTGCGGCGTGTGCGGCGCGGAGTCCTCCAACATCTCGCAGCTGCGCAAGCTCGCGGGAGACTCCGCGCACGTCATCTCCGTGGCGCTCGCCTACGACGATGAGGCCGCCGTCCAGCGCTTCGCCCAGGAGCACGCGGTCGACTACCCCGTGCTGCTCGGCGACGACTCCGTCCAGGAAGCCTGGCGGGTCAACATGTTCCCCACCGTGTTCTTCCTCTCCCCGGAAGGGACCATCGAGCGCTCCGTCGTCGGCTACACCACGCTCGCGGGACTCTCCTGGCGGTGGATGCTGTAG
- a CDS encoding sulfate/molybdate ABC transporter ATP-binding protein, translated as MSIIVEQLTRRFSPGGSPAVADVSFHAPKGAITSLLGPSGAGKSTLLRLIAGLEVPDVGRVLIDGVDCTSLPVQQRNVGVVFQSYALFRHMTVRENIAFGLNVRKQPREEVEARVDEMLRLVQLEALGGRHPGQLSGGQRQRVAFARALAIRPRVLLLDEPFGALDTRVREELREWLHALHESTGLTTLLVTHDQQEALEISQHVVVMSDGRVAQSGSPEDIYDRPASPFVASFIGGANILRGHVQEGRVAVGSLALAVPPAAREGEAVHAFVRPHDVKLARMVVGGRGPSPVLGTVERLKSVGGFVKVLLRLPSGDEVTVQVPRTEFDELGVTEGDAVHADVRTATVFVGDYAI; from the coding sequence ATGAGCATCATCGTCGAGCAACTCACCCGGCGTTTCTCCCCGGGCGGCAGTCCCGCCGTCGCGGATGTCTCCTTCCACGCGCCCAAGGGCGCCATCACCTCCCTGTTGGGGCCGTCCGGCGCGGGCAAGTCCACGCTCCTGCGTCTCATCGCGGGACTGGAGGTACCCGACGTGGGTCGGGTCCTCATCGACGGCGTGGACTGTACGTCCCTGCCCGTGCAGCAGCGCAACGTGGGCGTCGTGTTCCAGAGCTACGCCCTGTTCCGGCACATGACGGTGCGGGAGAACATCGCGTTCGGCCTCAATGTGCGGAAGCAGCCTCGCGAGGAAGTGGAGGCTCGCGTGGACGAGATGCTGCGCCTGGTCCAACTCGAAGCGCTGGGCGGGCGTCATCCCGGGCAGCTCTCCGGTGGGCAGCGTCAGCGGGTGGCCTTCGCTCGGGCGCTGGCCATCCGTCCTCGGGTGTTGTTGCTGGATGAGCCCTTCGGGGCGCTCGACACCCGCGTGCGGGAGGAACTGCGGGAGTGGCTCCATGCGCTGCACGAGAGCACGGGGCTGACGACGCTGCTGGTGACGCATGACCAGCAGGAGGCGCTGGAGATTTCGCAGCACGTCGTGGTGATGAGCGATGGGCGGGTGGCGCAGTCGGGCTCGCCGGAGGACATCTACGACCGGCCCGCGTCGCCCTTCGTCGCGTCGTTCATCGGCGGGGCGAACATCCTGCGAGGCCATGTCCAGGAGGGCCGGGTGGCGGTGGGCTCGCTCGCGCTGGCGGTGCCTCCGGCCGCGCGTGAGGGCGAGGCCGTGCATGCCTTCGTGCGGCCGCATGACGTGAAGCTGGCTCGGATGGTGGTGGGGGGACGGGGGCCCTCGCCGGTGCTGGGCACGGTGGAGCGGCTGAAGTCCGTGGGCGGCTTCGTCAAGGTGCTCCTGCGCCTGCCTTCCGGAGACGAAGTCACCGTCCAGGTGCCTCGCACGGAGTTCGATGAGCTGGGCGTCACCGAGGGCGATGCGGTCCACGCGGATGTGCGCACCGCCACCGTCTTCGTGGGGGACTACGCCATCTGA
- the cysW gene encoding sulfate ABC transporter permease subunit CysW, with protein MLAPSIWMSRRNARTLEGSAWVRWSLILLALGFLALFLFVPLVAVFTFAFQKGWEAYLAAIVEPEARSAIFLTLTAAAIAVPLNLVFGLAAAWLLARFRFRGRSLLLTLIDLPFSVSPVIAGLIFVLLFGRQGWLGPFLAEHDLQVIFAVPGIVLATVFITFPFVAREVLPVMQTQGSDEEEAALTLGAGGWRTFFRVTLPKVKWGVLYGVILCNARAMGEFGAVSVVSGHVRGVTTTLPLHAEILYNEYDFAGAFAVASLLTLLALVTLVLKKYVEWRSEVS; from the coding sequence ATGCTCGCCCCCTCTATCTGGATGTCGCGGCGCAACGCGCGGACCTTGGAAGGCTCGGCCTGGGTCCGCTGGTCGCTCATCCTCCTGGCGCTGGGCTTCCTGGCGCTCTTTCTCTTCGTTCCGCTGGTCGCCGTCTTCACCTTCGCCTTCCAGAAGGGCTGGGAGGCGTACCTGGCGGCCATCGTCGAACCCGAGGCCCGCTCCGCCATCTTCCTCACGCTGACGGCGGCGGCCATCGCGGTGCCCCTCAACCTGGTCTTCGGCCTGGCCGCCGCGTGGCTCCTGGCGCGGTTCCGCTTCAGGGGGCGCTCGCTGCTGCTGACGCTCATCGACCTGCCCTTCAGCGTGTCGCCCGTCATCGCGGGGCTCATCTTCGTGCTGCTCTTCGGGCGGCAGGGTTGGCTGGGGCCGTTCCTGGCCGAGCACGACCTCCAGGTCATCTTCGCGGTGCCGGGCATCGTCCTGGCGACGGTGTTCATCACCTTCCCGTTCGTCGCCCGGGAGGTGCTGCCGGTGATGCAGACGCAGGGCAGTGACGAGGAGGAGGCGGCGCTGACGTTGGGGGCTGGAGGCTGGCGCACCTTCTTCCGCGTCACGCTGCCGAAGGTGAAGTGGGGTGTTCTCTATGGCGTCATTCTCTGCAACGCGCGAGCGATGGGAGAGTTTGGCGCCGTCTCCGTGGTGTCCGGGCACGTGCGGGGTGTCACCACGACGCTGCCGCTGCACGCGGAGATTCTCTACAACGAATACGATTTCGCGGGTGCGTTCGCCGTGGCGTCTCTGCTCACGCTGCTGGCGCTCGTGACGCTCGTGCTGAAGAAGTACGTGGAGTGGAGGAGCGAGGTGTCATGA
- the cysT gene encoding sulfate ABC transporter permease subunit CysT, which yields MATHARRHVLPGFKLSLGFTWTYVGLLVLIPLSSLFLKTFSLTWPQFWETVTAPRALAAYRLSFGASFAAALANVVFGLLVAWVLVRYRFPGRSFVESLVDLPFALPTAVAGLTLTTLFSSKGWYGQYLEALGFKVAYSSVGVAVALTFIGLPFVVRTVQPVLEDIDADVEEAAATLGATPTQTFTRVLFPAILPALLSGFTLAFARALGEYGSVVFISGNMPLRTEIVPLLIVTKLEQYDYAGATAIAVVMLVASFLLLLVVNVLQRWSHRRLEARPGA from the coding sequence ATGGCCACCCACGCTCGCAGGCACGTCCTGCCCGGCTTCAAGCTGTCCCTGGGCTTCACCTGGACCTATGTCGGGCTGCTCGTCCTCATCCCGCTCTCCAGCCTCTTCCTCAAGACGTTCTCCCTGACGTGGCCGCAGTTCTGGGAGACGGTGACGGCGCCTCGGGCGCTCGCGGCGTACCGGCTCAGCTTCGGCGCGTCGTTCGCGGCGGCGCTGGCCAACGTTGTCTTCGGGCTCCTGGTGGCGTGGGTGCTCGTGCGCTACCGCTTTCCGGGCCGCTCCTTCGTGGAGTCGCTGGTGGACCTGCCCTTCGCGCTGCCCACCGCGGTGGCGGGGCTGACGCTCACGACGCTGTTCTCCTCGAAGGGTTGGTATGGCCAGTACCTGGAGGCGCTGGGCTTCAAGGTGGCCTACTCCTCGGTGGGCGTGGCGGTGGCGCTGACCTTCATCGGGTTGCCCTTCGTGGTGCGCACGGTGCAACCCGTCCTGGAGGACATCGACGCGGACGTGGAGGAGGCCGCGGCGACGCTCGGCGCCACCCCCACGCAGACCTTCACGCGGGTGTTGTTCCCGGCGATTCTCCCCGCGCTGCTGAGCGGCTTCACCCTGGCGTTCGCCCGGGCGCTGGGTGAGTACGGCTCCGTGGTCTTCATCTCCGGCAACATGCCGCTGCGCACGGAGATTGTTCCGCTGCTCATCGTCACCAAGCTGGAGCAGTACGACTACGCGGGCGCCACGGCCATCGCGGTCGTGATGCTGGTGGCGTCGTTCCTCCTCCTGCTCGTCGTCAACGTGCTCCAGCGCTGGAGCCACCGCCGGCTGGAAGCCCGGCCTGGAGCGTGA
- a CDS encoding sulfate ABC transporter substrate-binding protein — protein MRTHSWLFPLILVAFVGCSKSGSEGSAPGAVTLLNVSYDPTRELYVDVNAAFSKHWEATHQQKVSIKQSHGGSGKQARAVIDGLDADVVTLALAYDVDMLHDKASLIPDGWQKRLANNSAPYTSTIVFVVRKGNPKGIRDWDDLVRDGVAVITPNPKTSGGARWNYLAAWGHALRKPGGTEQSARAFVDSLFRHVPVLDSGARGATTTFAERGLGDVLIAWENEAFLLTDEVGKERFEIVVPSSSIVAEPPVTVVDRNVDKRGTRAVAEAYLQFLYSEEGQRLVAKHHYRPRSEEVARKEGARFPKLTLFTIDEVFGGWRKAQSAHFDDGGVFDSIYVPQAR, from the coding sequence ATGCGTACCCATTCCTGGCTGTTCCCGCTCATCCTGGTCGCCTTCGTGGGGTGCTCGAAGTCCGGGAGCGAAGGCTCCGCCCCCGGCGCCGTCACGCTGCTCAACGTCTCGTATGACCCCACGCGGGAGTTGTACGTGGACGTCAACGCGGCCTTCTCGAAGCACTGGGAGGCCACGCACCAGCAGAAGGTCTCCATCAAGCAGTCCCACGGCGGCTCCGGCAAGCAGGCGCGGGCCGTCATCGACGGGCTCGACGCGGACGTCGTCACGCTGGCGCTCGCCTACGACGTGGACATGCTCCACGACAAGGCGTCGCTGATTCCCGACGGCTGGCAGAAGCGGCTGGCGAACAACAGCGCGCCGTACACCTCCACCATCGTCTTCGTCGTGCGCAAGGGGAACCCCAAGGGCATCCGCGACTGGGATGACCTGGTGCGCGACGGAGTCGCCGTCATCACCCCCAACCCCAAGACCTCCGGAGGCGCGCGGTGGAACTACCTGGCGGCCTGGGGCCATGCGCTGCGCAAGCCAGGAGGCACCGAGCAGAGCGCGCGCGCCTTCGTGGACTCGCTGTTCCGCCACGTGCCCGTGCTGGACTCGGGCGCACGAGGCGCCACCACCACGTTCGCCGAGCGTGGCCTGGGAGATGTGCTCATCGCCTGGGAGAACGAGGCCTTCCTGCTGACGGACGAGGTGGGCAAGGAGCGGTTCGAGATCGTCGTCCCGTCGTCGAGCATCGTCGCCGAACCGCCCGTCACCGTCGTGGACCGCAACGTGGACAAGCGAGGCACCCGCGCGGTGGCGGAGGCCTACCTCCAGTTCCTCTACTCGGAGGAGGGACAGCGGCTCGTGGCCAAGCACCACTACCGCCCGCGCTCGGAGGAGGTCGCCCGGAAGGAAGGGGCGCGCTTCCCGAAGCTGACGCTCTTCACCATCGACGAGGTGTTCGGCGGCTGGCGCAAGGCCCAGTCGGCGCACTTCGACGACGGTGGGGTGTTCGACTCCATTTACGTCCCGCAGGCGCGCTGA
- a CDS encoding OprO/OprP family phosphate-selective porin encodes MARPSPHHRLSTFAAGLVLLLAPLAAAQTPPPQTQTPSSSEGAVIKATPEGFSIASADKAFLLKLRGYVQMDGRFFESKADRSGATTFLMRRARPVLEGTLFHVFDFRLMADFAPNVPPLWDAYLEFRPRKEVRVRVGRFRPPVGLERNQSALNVPFIERALPTDLVPNRDVGVMVHGELLGGVLAYAVGGFNGTADGANADSNIDDSFDLAARVFAHPFRATDLHLLSGLGLGVAASRGNQFGSASTTGEAPLRTMGQQTFFIFRTGAGAGQTVMAHGEHTRISPQGYFYAGPLGALAEYVNSTQEVNLGEQHARLRFEAWQATATWVLFGGKAAYEGIKPTDPFGAASGGWGAVEIGGRYTELDVDPEAFPVFADPTVSARHAKGWGAVANWYLNNNVRVAATYDHTTFKGGAVDGDRIPESVVMSRFQVSW; translated from the coding sequence ATGGCACGTCCCTCACCGCATCATCGACTCTCCACCTTCGCCGCGGGGCTGGTGCTGCTACTGGCGCCGCTCGCCGCGGCCCAGACACCTCCCCCTCAAACCCAGACACCGAGCTCCTCGGAGGGCGCCGTCATCAAGGCGACCCCGGAGGGCTTCTCCATCGCCTCCGCCGACAAGGCGTTCCTGCTGAAGCTGCGCGGCTACGTCCAGATGGACGGCCGGTTCTTCGAGAGCAAGGCGGACCGCTCCGGCGCCACCACGTTCCTCATGCGGCGCGCGCGGCCCGTCTTGGAGGGGACGCTCTTCCATGTGTTCGACTTCCGACTCATGGCGGACTTCGCGCCGAACGTTCCGCCGCTCTGGGATGCGTACCTGGAGTTCCGACCGCGCAAGGAGGTGCGCGTGCGGGTGGGCCGGTTCCGTCCCCCCGTGGGGCTGGAGCGCAATCAGTCCGCGCTCAACGTCCCGTTCATCGAGCGCGCGTTGCCCACGGACCTGGTGCCCAACCGCGACGTGGGCGTGATGGTGCACGGGGAGCTGTTGGGCGGGGTGCTGGCCTACGCGGTGGGCGGCTTCAACGGCACCGCGGATGGCGCGAACGCCGACAGCAACATCGACGACAGCTTCGACCTGGCGGCGCGCGTGTTCGCCCATCCGTTCCGCGCCACGGACCTGCACCTGCTCTCGGGGTTGGGGTTGGGCGTCGCCGCCTCGCGCGGCAACCAGTTCGGTTCGGCGTCCACGACGGGTGAGGCGCCGCTGCGCACGATGGGGCAGCAGACGTTCTTCATCTTCCGCACGGGAGCGGGGGCGGGGCAGACGGTGATGGCCCATGGCGAGCACACCCGCATCTCACCGCAGGGCTACTTCTATGCGGGGCCGCTGGGCGCGCTGGCCGAGTACGTGAACTCCACGCAGGAGGTGAACCTGGGCGAGCAGCACGCGCGCCTGCGCTTCGAGGCGTGGCAGGCCACGGCGACCTGGGTGCTCTTCGGAGGCAAGGCGGCCTACGAGGGCATCAAGCCCACGGACCCGTTCGGCGCCGCGTCGGGAGGGTGGGGCGCGGTGGAGATTGGAGGTCGCTACACGGAGCTCGACGTCGACCCGGAGGCGTTCCCTGTCTTCGCGGACCCGACGGTCTCCGCGCGCCATGCGAAGGGGTGGGGCGCCGTCGCCAACTGGTACCTCAACAACAACGTCCGCGTCGCCGCCACGTATGACCACACGACGTTCAAGGGGGGCGCCGTCGACGGAGACCGCATCCCCGAGTCCGTCGTCATGTCCCGCTTCCAGGTGAGCTGGTGA
- a CDS encoding aminotransferase class V-fold PLP-dependent enzyme, whose product MEASRARLIESIRSSVLGEGRVLDGPYGPRRLTYADHAASGRSLAFIEDFIRDHVLPLYANTHSETSGTGAQTTRFREDARDVIHQAVGGGPDDVVLFCGSGATGAVCKLIDILNLRIPADLDARFDLRSRIPPAQRPVVFVGPYEHHSNDLPWRESIADVVTIEEDGDGRIDQAHLERELERYQHRPLRIGSFSAASNVTGILSDQEGIGALLKRYGALSFWDFAAAGPYIHVEMNGRDGGPRVEKDAVFLSPHKFIGGPGTTGVLVVKRKLLGNRIPTVPGGGTVSYVSGSEHIYQSDPVHREEGGTPAIVDSIRAGLVFQLREAVSVETIDTLEQGFVRRALAHWGGNPSLRILGNPALRRLPIVSFLVRHGDAYLHHNFVVALLNDLFGIQARGGCSCAGPYGHRLLGIDPVTSHRFQDVIVQGTDGVKPGWVRLGFNYFLSETTFDFLLDAVDFVSAEGWKFLPHYALDPVTGQWRHRGHQRALRRLADLSYTSGVSESPMPGPSAPESELPSYVTWARSLTSRVLHDAGEGAEADASLSPAAERLRWFPLPDEVREVLTREHAAATPEAPFRLQRA is encoded by the coding sequence ATGGAAGCGAGTCGTGCGAGGCTGATTGAGTCCATCCGGAGTTCGGTGCTGGGCGAGGGGCGGGTGCTCGACGGGCCCTATGGCCCCCGGCGGCTCACCTATGCGGACCATGCCGCGTCCGGGCGCTCGTTGGCGTTCATCGAGGACTTCATCCGGGACCACGTCCTCCCGCTCTACGCCAACACGCATTCCGAGACGTCCGGCACCGGCGCTCAGACGACGCGCTTTCGCGAGGACGCTCGCGACGTCATCCATCAAGCGGTGGGAGGTGGGCCCGACGACGTCGTGCTCTTCTGTGGCTCCGGTGCGACGGGCGCGGTCTGCAAGCTCATCGACATCCTGAACCTGCGCATCCCCGCGGACCTCGACGCGCGCTTCGACTTGCGCTCACGCATCCCGCCCGCCCAGCGCCCCGTGGTCTTCGTGGGGCCCTACGAGCACCACAGCAACGACCTGCCCTGGCGCGAGTCCATCGCCGACGTCGTCACCATCGAGGAGGATGGCGACGGTCGCATCGACCAGGCCCACCTGGAGCGCGAGCTGGAGCGATATCAGCACCGCCCGCTGCGCATCGGCAGCTTCTCCGCCGCGAGCAACGTCACCGGCATCCTCAGCGACCAGGAGGGCATCGGCGCGCTCCTGAAGCGCTACGGTGCGCTCTCCTTCTGGGACTTCGCGGCGGCGGGCCCGTACATCCATGTGGAGATGAACGGACGCGACGGCGGCCCGCGCGTGGAGAAGGACGCCGTGTTCCTGTCCCCGCACAAGTTCATCGGGGGCCCGGGCACGACGGGCGTGCTCGTCGTCAAGCGCAAGCTCCTGGGCAACCGCATCCCCACCGTGCCCGGAGGCGGCACGGTGTCGTACGTGAGCGGCAGCGAGCACATCTACCAGAGCGACCCCGTGCACCGGGAGGAGGGTGGCACTCCGGCCATCGTCGACTCCATCCGCGCGGGGCTCGTCTTCCAGCTTCGCGAAGCGGTGAGCGTGGAGACCATCGACACGCTGGAGCAGGGGTTCGTCCGGCGCGCGCTCGCGCACTGGGGCGGCAATCCGTCGCTGCGCATCCTGGGCAATCCCGCGCTGCGGCGGCTGCCCATCGTGAGCTTCCTGGTGCGTCACGGAGACGCCTATCTGCACCACAACTTCGTGGTGGCCTTGCTCAATGACTTGTTTGGCATCCAGGCGCGCGGAGGCTGTTCGTGTGCGGGGCCCTATGGCCACCGGCTGCTGGGCATCGACCCCGTCACCAGTCACCGCTTCCAGGACGTCATCGTGCAGGGCACGGATGGCGTGAAGCCTGGCTGGGTGCGGCTGGGCTTCAACTACTTCCTCTCCGAGACGACGTTCGACTTCCTGCTCGACGCGGTGGACTTCGTCTCCGCCGAGGGCTGGAAGTTCCTGCCGCACTACGCGCTGGACCCGGTGACGGGCCAGTGGCGGCACCGCGGCCACCAGCGCGCGCTGCGGCGCCTGGCGGACCTCTCGTACACGAGCGGGGTGAGCGAGTCCCCCATGCCCGGCCCCTCCGCGCCGGAGTCGGAGCTCCCCTCGTATGTGACATGGGCGCGGAGCCTCACCTCGCGCGTGCTCCATGACGCGGGTGAAGGCGCGGAGGCCGACGCCTCGCTCTCTCCCGCGGCCGAACGCCTGCGCTGGTTCCCGCTGCCCGACGAGGTGCGAGAAGTCCTGACGCGGGAGCACGCCGCGGCGACGCCCGAGGCTCCCTTCCGGCTTCAGCGGGCATGA